In Limibacillus sp., a genomic segment contains:
- a CDS encoding STAS/SEC14 domain-containing protein: MIEILEGFPGNVVAISGRGRITRADYESVLIPAVERALKEQDTIRLYYEIGADFEGIDPGAAWEDFKVGMEHLYRWGRAAVVTDVDWIRTTMKVFGFMLPIEIRLFPLSHAAEARDWVST, translated from the coding sequence ATGATTGAGATTCTCGAAGGTTTTCCTGGAAATGTTGTCGCCATTTCCGGGAGAGGGCGGATTACCAGGGCCGACTATGAAAGCGTGCTTATCCCCGCAGTTGAGCGGGCGCTGAAAGAGCAGGACACAATCCGTCTATACTATGAGATCGGCGCTGACTTCGAGGGCATAGATCCCGGCGCTGCCTGGGAAGACTTCAAGGTCGGCATGGAGCATCTCTATCGCTGGGGCCGCGCCGCAGTGGTTACCGACGTGGATTGGATCCGTACCACCATGAAGGTCTTTGGCTTCATGCTCCCGATCGAAATCAGGCTGTTCCCGCTATCCCATGCAGCCGAGGCGCGTGATTGGGTCAGCACTTAG